The window CTGGATTGCCAGCAGTACTCAACTGTATAATGGTATTGGACGCAACGGTATTGTAGCACACCCTATTTTCCACTTCTTTGGGTACGACGGACAGATTATAAGTGGGACTCGGCAATGCACACGGGTCATAATCCGTCAACCTGAACTCGTTAGCCGACCAAAGTGGTGATACGATTTTATAGGTTTCCTCATAAGCGTACCTGTAAAACTGGGTATCGCCTTCTCGGGGTTCACTGTCCACATAAATGGCAATGCCCTCTTCCCCGTTGTCATTGGTGGCCCTTTCCGCATATAGATTGGTCAATTCTGACCTCCCTGGAACCGTAATAGGGTCCGATGCATACTCGTTTCCATTTCGGGTTATAATTTCTAAGGTATAATTGGTCCCCAATTGCAGCGCAAAAGCTTGGTCGGACTGGTACAGGCCCGCTTCACTCTCAAAAAAATCATATTCCGTTCCATCATCGCCGAAAAGGCGTACCGTGGCCCCGCTTTCCGCATCCACAGAATCTCTGGGGCCCCTGCCAAGAGGAACATTCGGGTTGTAAATCGTATCCGTCTCCAAATCCAAGCGTTGGCTGCTCCTGCTCAGAAATACTTTTTGGTTGATGACCTCATCGGTAAGAACAGCCTCTATAACCAGAGGAGGTGCCTCCTCATCATTGCCCAAGGACTCGATCTCCAATTCGTCCACACAGGCACCCAAAAGCAGCAAAGGAACCCAGCTCAACATGATTCGATATATGATCTTAGCGCGATTCATCAAAACTTGAAATTATAGGTTATGGAGGGAATGGGCATTGCAAAAATGGAGCTTTGCAGGGCCTTTACCTCCCCGTTTTCGGTCACAAAGAATACCGAATACGGATTGTTCCGGCCCAAAACGTTGTATACCTGTATGGTGATGAAACTGTGGGCCAGCTTGTTCTTTTTATGGTTGCCCTCTATATTGATGCCCAGGTCCAAACGGTAGTAATCGGGTATCCTGAAGGCATTCCGATCGCTGAAAGCCACAAAGTCCGCATTGTTGAACCTAAAGGTTCCCACCGGAAAGGTCACCGGACGCCCGGTCTGATAGGCAAAGTTCATCGAAACGCTGTACCTCCGGGTAAACTTATAGTTGGCGATGACGCTCAGGTCGTGGGGCTTGTCAAAATTGGACGGGAAAAACTCCCCATCATTGATGCGCTCCTCCGGGGTACTGCCATCGAACCGATATTTGGAACGGGAGTAGGTATAGCTGAGCCACCCATTGAAATCACCTCGGTTCTTCCGCAACAGGAATTCTACACCGTAGGCTTTCCCCTGGCCTTGGAGCACCTCGGTCTCCACATTCTCGTTCAGCAAAAGGTCGGCTCCCGTTTTAAAGTCCAGCACATCCTCCATACGCTTGTAGTATCCCTCCAAGCTGAGTTCGTACATATTGTCGTTGAAGTTCTTGAAGAATCCCAAGGTGGCCTGATATCCCCTTTGGGGCGCTATGTTCAGGTCCGATAGTTTCCAGGTATCGATGGGCGAAACCGTGGTATTGTTGGAGAGCGTGTGTATAAACTGATAGGAATTGTTGAAACTCGTCTTCACCGAAAAATCGTCGGTGATCAAATACCGTGCGGAAAACCGTGCCTCTGGGCCGCCATAGGTTTCGATAAATTCTCCGGAGCCATAGGATATGGTGTCCTGTACGGTCGACCGGTTTCTTGGGGCGCCATCCTGATAGGTGTTTTGCGTTCCTTCGCCCAGTGCGGCGTAAAAGGCATAGCGTACCCCGACGTTGAACAGCAACCTTTCCGATGCCCGGAACTCGTCCCCAATAAAGAGTGCGCCCTCCAAGGCCTGCTCTCTGTCTATGGAAACAGGGGCGATATTGGAATTCTCCCCTGTTGGCCTTACATCGCCCGGCAGTGAGGAATAAAATTTTGCTGAAAGGCCGTAATCCAAGGTATGGGCATTGTTCAATCGGGTGTTCAGTTTGTACTTGAGCTCGGATTCGTTGATGGTATAGTCCAGCTCAAAGTTGCCGTTCCCTTCGCCTTCGTAGTCGATCCCAAAATTATAGCTGCTAAAGCTTCCCGTCAGCACCCCGGTGGTGTTCTGGTTGAGCTTGTGCGCCCAGCGGAGCGAGCCCAATCGGTTACTATAATTGTACAGGGAATCGGAAGTGATGCTGAAATTGTCCCGGCTGTAGTAGGCTGTCCCCCTGATCTCGCTGTTCTCGTTAAACTTATGGTGGTATTTAACGATACCGTCAAAGAACGAAGCTTCGCTGTTACTCAGGGACTCTTCGTCCAAGGACCTCAATATCCAATCGGCATACACGCCCCTGCCTCCTATCACGAGGGAAGAGACGTCCTTTTTTAATGGGATTTCCAGGGCCAGGTTTCCGGTCACGGGCCCAATGGAGCCCTCCCCTGATATTTTTTCGGTGTTCCCGTTCTTGGTCTCGATGTCCAGCACGGAGGAAAGCCTTCCCCCGAACTCCATGGGCGCGGCGCCCTTGTAGATGTTCACCTTTTCGGTGGTGAACGGATTGAGTGCCTGGAAAATGCCAAAAAAATGGGTGGGATTGTACAGCACCGCATCGTCCAGCAGCACCAGGTTCTGATCGGTCTTGCCCCCTCTTACGTTCAGGCCCGTGGCCCCCTCGCCGGCCGATGATATGCCGGGAAGTGCCTTGGCCACTTCCAGAATGTTTCTTTCCCCGAGCACCAAAGGAATGTCCTTGGCTTCTTCGGAGTTGATTTCCTCGCTGCCCGAAATGGCATCCTCCACGTTGCTCACCGCATCGGCCTCTACCACCACCTCTTCCAACTGTTCCAAACTTTCCTGTAGCACAAAATCCAAGGTGCCATCGTTGTACATGATCACCTCGCGCTCCGAATCCTGGATTCCCATGGCACTGGTAGAGACCAAATTGTATCCTGCGGGAAGTTCCAGTTCATAGGCCCCACGTTCATCGGTCACGGCCACACGTCCGCCGCTCCTTATGGCAAGGTCCGGAATGGGCGCACCATTTTCCGCATTGAGCACACGGCCCGATAAGCTGTAGCTCGACCTCAGGTCCTGTTCGTCAGCACGTCCCACACGGGCAAC is drawn from Flagellimonas sp. MMG031 and contains these coding sequences:
- a CDS encoding DUF4249 domain-containing protein gives rise to the protein MNRAKIIYRIMLSWVPLLLLGACVDELEIESLGNDEEAPPLVIEAVLTDEVINQKVFLSRSSQRLDLETDTIYNPNVPLGRGPRDSVDAESGATVRLFGDDGTEYDFFESEAGLYQSDQAFALQLGTNYTLEIITRNGNEYASDPITVPGRSELTNLYAERATNDNGEEGIAIYVDSEPREGDTQFYRYAYEETYKIVSPLWSANEFRLTDYDPCALPSPTYNLSVVPKEVENRVCYNTVASNTIIQLSTAGNPGGDISKHMVRFIGKDNFIISERYSILVQQQVQSADAFSLYSNLNNFSQSENIFSQVQPGAIYANVFRKDGTTENVLGYVSAVGVSNQRLFFNFEDFFPNDELPEFPFNCVYQSPPESHPSYCSQNPGPNPCPLSIIERVDLGTISYFSTYDQALVPLASCPSDYVVVPRICGDCTLLGSNVEPDFWIEG
- a CDS encoding TonB-dependent receptor; the protein is MGLRIKLYSFFKKGSWFAIFLMAQLMFSQNTEISVSQETQNPQEFFQELQEKSGYTFFYLQDWIDGLELPENIPNASLSEILDTLLSDTSLNYYILEEEKRVFLLQNTIIYDELPISFYQQSDTILQSQTAETRGNLPPPTFFQDEVVQRQQQLPVARVGRADEQDLRSSYSLSGRVLNAENGAPIPDLAIRSGGRVAVTDERGAYELELPAGYNLVSTSAMGIQDSEREVIMYNDGTLDFVLQESLEQLEEVVVEADAVSNVEDAISGSEEINSEEAKDIPLVLGERNILEVAKALPGISSAGEGATGLNVRGGKTDQNLVLLDDAVLYNPTHFFGIFQALNPFTTEKVNIYKGAAPMEFGGRLSSVLDIETKNGNTEKISGEGSIGPVTGNLALEIPLKKDVSSLVIGGRGVYADWILRSLDEESLSNSEASFFDGIVKYHHKFNENSEIRGTAYYSRDNFSITSDSLYNYSNRLGSLRWAHKLNQNTTGVLTGSFSSYNFGIDYEGEGNGNFELDYTINESELKYKLNTRLNNAHTLDYGLSAKFYSSLPGDVRPTGENSNIAPVSIDREQALEGALFIGDEFRASERLLFNVGVRYAFYAALGEGTQNTYQDGAPRNRSTVQDTISYGSGEFIETYGGPEARFSARYLITDDFSVKTSFNNSYQFIHTLSNNTTVSPIDTWKLSDLNIAPQRGYQATLGFFKNFNDNMYELSLEGYYKRMEDVLDFKTGADLLLNENVETEVLQGQGKAYGVEFLLRKNRGDFNGWLSYTYSRSKYRFDGSTPEERINDGEFFPSNFDKPHDLSVIANYKFTRRYSVSMNFAYQTGRPVTFPVGTFRFNNADFVAFSDRNAFRIPDYYRLDLGINIEGNHKKNKLAHSFITIQVYNVLGRNNPYSVFFVTENGEVKALQSSIFAMPIPSITYNFKF